One window of Trueperaceae bacterium genomic DNA carries:
- a CDS encoding sensory rhodopsin transducer, with the protein MSITMGKRRWAIAEGYIPGWSNGPEPAFTSHETVCLLNTSSEEARVELTVYFTDREPAGPYVLTLAPRRTVHLRFNELDDPETIPRETPFASVIESTVPIVVQHTRLDSRQAENALLSTIAYSE; encoded by the coding sequence ATGAGCATCACCATGGGCAAGAGACGCTGGGCGATCGCCGAGGGGTACATCCCCGGCTGGAGCAACGGGCCCGAGCCGGCCTTCACCAGCCACGAGACCGTGTGCCTGCTCAACACCTCGAGCGAGGAGGCCAGAGTGGAGTTGACGGTCTACTTCACCGACCGCGAACCGGCCGGGCCTTACGTGTTGACGCTGGCACCGCGGCGAACGGTCCACCTGCGCTTCAACGAGCTGGACGACCCCGAAACGATCCCCCGCGAAACGCCCTTCGCCAGCGTGATCGAGTCGACCGTGCCGATAGTGGTACAGCACACCCGCCTCGACTCTCGTCAGGCCGAGAACGCACTGCTCAGCACTATCGCCTACAGCGAGTAG
- a CDS encoding TVP38/TMEM64 family protein, with translation MSDDVGSNGGRARSRWTWLVPIGLLAVLVGLYFVAPGYREFVDRAYRLISSGESERLRDWVQGFGFWGPLLIFVMMLAQTLLAFIPSLLLLVVAVLAYGPLWGFLLAWAGLLLAAVMAYFIGRALGPVTVARLIGREAEKRIGSYVERYGMWGIIAARISPVLSNDAVSFAAGLLRMNFFRFALATSLGILPLTALVAFLGEDIDRLKSALIWISVVSLFAFVLWVVYDQRRRRAH, from the coding sequence GTGAGCGACGACGTGGGGTCGAACGGGGGACGGGCCAGGAGCAGATGGACCTGGCTCGTCCCCATCGGCCTGCTCGCTGTTCTGGTGGGCCTCTACTTCGTCGCCCCCGGTTACCGGGAGTTCGTGGATCGGGCCTATCGCCTCATCAGTTCGGGCGAGAGCGAGCGGCTTCGCGACTGGGTGCAGGGGTTCGGTTTCTGGGGGCCATTGCTCATCTTCGTGATGATGCTGGCGCAAACGCTGCTGGCGTTCATCCCCTCGCTCCTGCTGCTGGTGGTGGCGGTGCTCGCCTACGGCCCGCTCTGGGGTTTCCTGCTAGCCTGGGCCGGCCTGCTGCTGGCGGCGGTCATGGCGTACTTCATCGGCCGCGCCCTGGGACCAGTCACCGTTGCCAGACTCATCGGGCGTGAGGCCGAGAAGAGGATCGGTTCGTACGTCGAACGTTACGGGATGTGGGGGATAATCGCGGCCCGGATCTCGCCCGTCCTGTCGAACGACGCCGTGAGCTTCGCCGCCGGACTGCTCAGGATGAACTTCTTCCGCTTCGCCCTGGCAACCAGCCTCGGCATACTGCCCCTGACCGCCCTGGTCGCGTTCCTGGGCGAGGACATCGACCGGCTCAAGTCCGCTCTCATATGGATCTCGGTCGTGAGCCTCTTCGCCTTCGTCTTGTGGGTTGTCTACGACCAGCGGCGACGTCGGGCTCACTAG
- a CDS encoding disulfide oxidoreductase produces the protein MIREIGLYLAWLVTLVATGGSLYFSEVAGFVPCTLCWYQRILMYPQTIVLGIGAYRRDTDLVVYLLPVNLLGMGIALFHYLEQKVPGFGAPAVCRQGVPCSVEYINWLGFITIPLLSLTAFTLVALLLIGLWRSREVRSDPAAGYTA, from the coding sequence GTGATCCGCGAGATCGGCCTCTACCTTGCCTGGCTGGTGACGCTGGTCGCCACCGGAGGCAGCCTCTACTTCAGCGAGGTGGCGGGGTTCGTCCCCTGCACCCTCTGCTGGTATCAGAGGATACTCATGTACCCGCAGACGATCGTGCTGGGCATAGGCGCCTACCGCAGGGACACCGATCTCGTGGTCTACTTGTTGCCCGTCAATCTGCTGGGCATGGGGATAGCCCTCTTCCACTACCTGGAGCAGAAGGTTCCGGGGTTCGGGGCGCCAGCGGTCTGCCGGCAGGGGGTGCCGTGCAGCGTCGAGTACATCAACTGGCTGGGCTTCATAACCATCCCGCTGCTCTCCCTCACCGCCTTCACCCTGGTGGCGCTGCTGCTGATCGGGCTCTGGCGATCACGCGAGGTCCGCAGCGATCCGGCCGCCGGCTACACGGCGTGA
- a CDS encoding copper resistance CopC family protein yields the protein MRLGEHGFRWPRPLIALTVLLLLPLAAAHADLLAAEPADRTVVRSATTEASLRFSEPVEVTFSRFELYRLAEEAPPGEPSEREWQRLSGLAAVLLTEGGSELRSAEARVETTISTGERRSDSITITWEEPLEPGVYVLAWRALSIDTHIVQGFVTFVVAPDE from the coding sequence ATGCGCCTCGGTGAACACGGCTTCCGATGGCCCCGGCCGCTCATCGCCTTGACCGTGCTACTGCTCCTGCCGCTGGCTGCGGCTCACGCAGACCTGCTCGCGGCAGAGCCGGCCGACCGCACCGTGGTCCGATCGGCGACCACGGAAGCCTCCCTCCGGTTCAGCGAGCCCGTCGAGGTGACCTTCAGCAGGTTCGAGCTCTACAGGTTGGCGGAGGAAGCTCCGCCGGGAGAGCCCAGCGAACGGGAGTGGCAGAGGCTCAGCGGCCTGGCCGCTGTCTTGCTTACCGAAGGCGGGAGTGAATTGCGATCCGCTGAAGCGCGCGTGGAGACGACGATCTCGACGGGCGAGCGTCGCAGCGACTCGATCACCATCACCTGGGAAGAGCCGCTCGAACCCGGAGTCTACGTTCTCGCCTGGCGCGCGCTCTCTATCGACACCCACATCGTCCAGGGTTTCGTTACCTTCGTCGTGGCACCCGATGAGTGA
- a CDS encoding thioredoxin domain-containing protein, which translates to MKLDSRNLTTITLVILAVLILGYIIFSQLGPGGDDSAPAGSADFRISEQPLLGDPDAPVTIVSFEDFKCPVCQRFEQTVVPQIEEELIETGRANLVFINFPFLGPDSTTAAIAGECVYNQSEELFWDYKTILFRAQGPESQQWATPERLVQLAGEYVPDIDVDELEECLEEERYEDEVAQDRQTAQASGATGTPTVFVDGEKLADWSYAAIERAVAEAAPEQSQ; encoded by the coding sequence ATGAAGCTCGATTCCCGAAACCTCACCACCATCACCCTCGTCATACTGGCTGTTCTCATCCTCGGTTACATCATCTTCAGCCAGTTAGGGCCCGGCGGCGACGATTCGGCACCCGCCGGCAGCGCGGACTTCCGCATCTCCGAACAGCCGCTTCTCGGTGACCCTGACGCTCCGGTCACCATCGTCAGCTTCGAGGATTTCAAGTGCCCGGTGTGCCAGCGCTTCGAGCAGACGGTGGTGCCGCAGATCGAGGAGGAGTTGATCGAAACTGGCCGCGCCAACCTGGTGTTCATCAACTTCCCGTTCCTGGGACCCGACTCGACGACCGCGGCGATCGCCGGCGAGTGCGTCTACAACCAGAGCGAGGAGCTCTTCTGGGACTACAAGACGATACTGTTCCGCGCTCAGGGGCCGGAGAGCCAGCAGTGGGCGACGCCTGAACGTCTCGTGCAGCTGGCCGGCGAATACGTTCCCGACATAGACGTCGATGAACTCGAGGAGTGCCTCGAGGAGGAACGCTACGAGGACGAGGTCGCACAGGACCGGCAGACGGCGCAAGCCTCCGGTGCAACCGGTACCCCCACCGTCTTCGTCGACGGTGAGAAGCTCGCCGACTGGAGTTATGCCGCCATCGAACGTGCGGTGGCAGAGGCGGCTCCGGAGCAGTCACAGTAG
- a CDS encoding CopD family protein, whose translation MDTFLKALLYIGTVVAIGAGVFRWFVAPESLRPEVSGRLRTGLVVGCALVLVASPLQIVVTISNLLGRFDPSLGTEYLVATRHGVATLARFVAIALLIAATLLPFGRTAGRSFFTVSALLLLATFSWTSHAVAVAGTLPLVADLLHFAAAAGWAGAVLYAAWMPFWERPGTPQVVALNRVSSIGATAVMVLFATGLYTALLHVSSPQILASSPYGRVLSVKNLLVLLIVAVAAVNRWWFLPRIRRGQAGPSFRRLFRAEAMLLLAVLAVTGLLTTSALPHEPGVPPDPLESLRNFLPDRGTN comes from the coding sequence ATGGACACCTTCCTGAAGGCACTCCTCTACATAGGCACCGTCGTCGCCATCGGCGCCGGAGTGTTCAGGTGGTTCGTGGCCCCGGAGTCGCTACGACCAGAAGTATCGGGCCGGCTCCGCACCGGTCTCGTAGTCGGCTGCGCCCTCGTCCTCGTCGCGAGCCCACTGCAGATCGTCGTGACCATCTCGAACCTGCTGGGCCGTTTCGATCCGTCCCTAGGGACCGAATACCTGGTGGCGACCCGCCACGGCGTAGCCACCCTCGCCAGGTTCGTGGCTATCGCCCTGCTGATCGCAGCGACCTTACTGCCGTTCGGCCGAACGGCAGGACGGTCGTTCTTCACCGTTTCGGCCCTGCTACTGCTCGCCACTTTCAGCTGGACCAGTCACGCGGTGGCCGTGGCCGGAACCCTCCCACTGGTCGCCGACCTCCTGCACTTCGCTGCCGCGGCAGGCTGGGCGGGCGCCGTGCTGTACGCAGCCTGGATGCCGTTCTGGGAACGCCCCGGCACTCCGCAGGTCGTTGCCCTGAACAGGGTTTCTAGCATCGGTGCGACCGCTGTGATGGTGCTGTTCGCGACCGGCCTCTACACCGCGCTGCTGCACGTCTCCTCGCCGCAGATATTGGCCTCGAGCCCGTACGGTCGCGTGCTGAGCGTCAAGAACCTCCTGGTACTCCTGATAGTCGCAGTCGCCGCCGTCAACCGCTGGTGGTTCCTGCCCAGGATCAGGCGCGGGCAAGCTGGACCCAGCTTCCGGCGTCTCTTCAGAGCTGAGGCCATGCTGCTGCTCGCCGTACTAGCCGTCACCGGGCTGCTCACAACCAGCGCCTTGCCTCACGAACCCGGGGTCCCCCCGGATCCGTTGGAAAGCCTCCGCAACTTCTTGCCAGATAGGGGAACGAATTGA
- a CDS encoding FixH family protein: MRLLAVIALLSLLAACKPPESAAASATGEATKAGVTVELTIDGEATVGAAPVRVTVERDGAGVTGASVEVIGEMTHAGMVPVVTQASEVEPGLYVSDEFGFNMAGDWIVSAQVSLENGEELRAARALSVEQR; encoded by the coding sequence ATGCGGCTCCTCGCAGTGATCGCGTTGCTGAGCCTTCTGGCGGCTTGCAAGCCCCCGGAGAGTGCGGCGGCGAGCGCGACGGGTGAGGCGACCAAGGCGGGCGTGACGGTCGAGTTGACCATCGACGGCGAAGCGACCGTGGGAGCGGCACCGGTGAGAGTGACCGTGGAACGTGACGGCGCCGGTGTAACGGGTGCGTCAGTGGAAGTGATCGGCGAGATGACTCACGCCGGCATGGTGCCGGTCGTAACCCAGGCTTCGGAGGTCGAACCGGGCCTCTACGTCAGTGACGAGTTCGGGTTCAACATGGCGGGCGACTGGATCGTTAGCGCCCAGGTTTCCCTCGAGAACGGCGAAGAGTTGCGTGCAGCCCGGGCGCTGAGCGTGGAGCAAAGGTGA